A portion of the Symphalangus syndactylus isolate Jambi chromosome 13, NHGRI_mSymSyn1-v2.1_pri, whole genome shotgun sequence genome contains these proteins:
- the BCL2L12 gene encoding bcl-2-like protein 12 isoform X2 produces MQIKRVPSVPPFLRWAGYRPGPVRRRGKVELIKFVRVEWRRRQIEWRRRRWGPGPGASMAGSEELGLREDTLRVLAAFLRRGEAAGSPVPTPPRSPAQEEPTDFLSRLRRCLPCSLGRGAAPSESPRPCSLPIRPCYGSEPGPATPDFYALVAQRLEQLVQEQLKSPPSPGGHPGRFTRGLELAIGLSSFSEAATR; encoded by the exons ATGCAAATTAAGCGTGTACCCAGCGTTCCGCCCTTCCTTCGTTGGGCCGGTTATCGACCCGGCCCAGTGCGCAGGCGCGGGAAAGTTGAACTAATAAAGTTTGTACGAGTTGAGTGGAGGAGACGGCAAATTGAGTGGAGGAGGCGGCGGTGGGGCCCCGGACCAG GTGCCTCCATGGCAGGCTCTGAAGAGCTGGGGCTCAGGGAAGACACGCTGAGGGTCCTAGCTGCCTTCCTTAGGCGTGGTGAGGCTGCCGGGTCTCCTGTTCCAACTCCACCTAG AAGCCCTGCCCAAGAAGAGCCAACAGACTTCCTGAGCCGCCTTCGAAGATGTCTTCCCTGCTCCCTGGGGCGAGGAGCAGCCCCCTCTGAGTCCCCTCGGCCTTGCTCTCTGCCCATCCGCCCCTGCTATGGTTCAGAGCCTG GCCCAGCTACTCCAGACTTCTATGCCTTGGTGGCCCAGCGGCTGGAACAGCTGGTCCAAGAGCAACTGAAATCTCCGCCTAGCCCAG GAGGGCATCCTGGCCGTTTCACCCGTGGACTTGAACTTGCCATTGGACTGAGCTCTTTCTCAGAAGCTGCTACAAGATGA
- the BCL2L12 gene encoding bcl-2-like protein 12 isoform X1 produces MQIKRVPSVPPFLRWAGYRPGPVRRRGKVELIKFVRVEWRRRQIEWRRRRWGPGPGASMAGSEELGLREDTLRVLAAFLRRGEAAGSPVPTPPRSPAQEEPTDFLSRLRRCLPCSLGRGAAPSESPRPCSLPIRPCYGSEPGPATPDFYALVAQRLEQLVQEQLKSPPSPELQGPPPTEKEAILRRLVALLEEEAEVINQKLASDPALRSKLVRLSSGSFARLVELFCSREDSSRPSRACPGPPPPSPEPLARLALAMELSRRVAGLGGTLAGLSVEHVHSFTPWIQAHGGWEGILAVSPVDLNLPLD; encoded by the exons ATGCAAATTAAGCGTGTACCCAGCGTTCCGCCCTTCCTTCGTTGGGCCGGTTATCGACCCGGCCCAGTGCGCAGGCGCGGGAAAGTTGAACTAATAAAGTTTGTACGAGTTGAGTGGAGGAGACGGCAAATTGAGTGGAGGAGGCGGCGGTGGGGCCCCGGACCAG GTGCCTCCATGGCAGGCTCTGAAGAGCTGGGGCTCAGGGAAGACACGCTGAGGGTCCTAGCTGCCTTCCTTAGGCGTGGTGAGGCTGCCGGGTCTCCTGTTCCAACTCCACCTAG AAGCCCTGCCCAAGAAGAGCCAACAGACTTCCTGAGCCGCCTTCGAAGATGTCTTCCCTGCTCCCTGGGGCGAGGAGCAGCCCCCTCTGAGTCCCCTCGGCCTTGCTCTCTGCCCATCCGCCCCTGCTATGGTTCAGAGCCTG GCCCAGCTACTCCAGACTTCTATGCCTTGGTGGCCCAGCGGCTGGAACAGCTGGTCCAAGAGCAACTGAAATCTCCGCCTAGCCCAG AATTACAGGGTCCCCCGCCCACAGAGAAGGAAGCCATACTGCGGAGGCTGGTGGCCCtgctggaggaggaggcagaagtcATTAACCAGAAG CTGGCCTCGGACCCCGCCCTGCGCAGCAAGCTGGTACGCCTGTCCTCCGGCTCTTTCGCCCGCCTGGTGGAGCTGTTCTGTAGCCGGGAGGACAGCTCTCGCCCAAGCCGAGCATGCCCCGGGCCCCCGCCTCCTTCCCCGGAGCCCCTGGCCCGCCTGGCCCTGGCCATGGAGCTGAGCCGGCGCGTGGCCGGGCTGGGGGGCACCCTGGCCGGACTCAGCGTGGAGCACGTGCACAGCTTCACGCCCTGGATCCAGGCCCACGGGGGCTGG GAGGGCATCCTGGCCGTTTCACCCGTGGACTTGAACTTGCCATTGGACTGA